A single region of the Salipaludibacillus sp. LMS25 genome encodes:
- a CDS encoding DinB family protein, giving the protein MQKHKREMVNHQLDAIKFVSSLQALSNALWRREISEGKWTVAEIIGHFKPWDEFVLYQRLPYIFLEKDLPRAPDPQLTNATAAAISRNESQQVTIDKFILNRKGLYKVVKEIPESQLDATFLLGDKCLSLYDYLKGLAAHDRHHFNQIKRLTSGSASVGDRLKRLS; this is encoded by the coding sequence GTGCAAAAGCATAAAAGGGAAATGGTCAATCATCAGTTAGATGCAATCAAATTTGTTAGTTCTCTACAAGCTTTAAGTAACGCCTTATGGCGACGAGAAATAAGTGAAGGTAAATGGACGGTCGCTGAAATCATTGGTCATTTTAAACCATGGGATGAGTTCGTGCTATACCAACGATTACCCTATATATTTTTAGAGAAAGATCTTCCAAGAGCACCGGATCCACAGCTGACAAATGCTACAGCAGCTGCTATTAGCAGAAACGAGTCGCAGCAAGTAACAATTGATAAGTTTATTCTTAATAGAAAGGGGCTTTATAAAGTGGTTAAGGAAATACCTGAGAGTCAATTAGATGCTACCTTTTTATTAGGCGATAAATGTCTGTCATTGTATGATTATTTAAAAGGTTTAGCCGCCCATGATCGACATCATTTTAATCAAATTAAAAGGCTTACTAGTGGCTCTGCCAGTGTAGGTGACCGTTTAAAGAGATTAAGCTAA
- a CDS encoding universal stress protein, which yields MFKNLLLAIDGSAHSIRAADKAISLALLEEKASIEILYVVAGSKSKTDVLHYGDSDSASRKRQEMLQPFEDKIREAKIATKTTILHGRNGVAESIIEHANHGEYDTLVIGSRGLGTVQTMVLGSVSHKVIKHVKAPVLMVK from the coding sequence ATGTTTAAGAACTTATTACTAGCAATTGATGGCTCTGCCCACTCTATACGGGCTGCGGATAAAGCCATTTCTCTCGCTTTATTAGAAGAAAAAGCATCAATTGAGATTCTTTACGTTGTAGCAGGCAGTAAATCGAAGACAGATGTGTTACACTACGGTGATTCAGACAGTGCTTCTCGTAAACGACAGGAAATGCTTCAGCCATTTGAAGACAAAATCAGAGAAGCCAAAATTGCCACTAAAACAACGATATTACACGGTCGTAATGGTGTAGCCGAATCCATTATTGAGCATGCAAACCACGGCGAGTATGACACGTTAGTTATTGGGAGCCGAGGTCTTGGAACCGTACAAACAATGGTTTTAGGCAGTGTCAGCCATAAAGTAATTAAACACGTTAAAGCACCTGTTCTGATGGTCAAATAA